From Segatella copri, the proteins below share one genomic window:
- a CDS encoding smalltalk protein — MKRETLKKILNFVITVLTAVASAFCVQSCQ; from the coding sequence ATGAAAAGAGAAACACTCAAGAAAATTCTGAATTTCGTCATTACCGTTCTCACCGCCGTAGCCTCTGCCTTTTGTGTGCAGAGCTGCCAGTAG
- a CDS encoding helix-turn-helix domain-containing protein, with product MIDSLYFLQFACFIFMLINALILGITHLHMKWTNRRYEWSRWMILAGMTGLAIQYLLQMRLGFRAKSDDLGAIFNILVYTPCITTIAMGIYNIEATHANRRKMNIVCACIYAAIIAVFCIGYSNSGSLNIGNWLYAMLVLFGTNVAYCIYMIMIEMRKRKKMLELMTGGDMLPYVRYARASVFALFFSTLTMPFVILSTTLLYIIGPLALLTILFFNLSFVALGYNFVPTEELLDNEAEECATIADEETEMGWVSLESSNGQDAELADGKENLQSFSQERQMFIKEKLDKWCADLGYKDTTVNMFTLSRSLNISKNELSRYFTSCLNSTFRIWLAEVRFEAAKKMMLDYPDYNNDIISAECGFSSRSYLYRIFKEKEGCSPTVWRAKIQ from the coding sequence ATGATAGACTCTTTATATTTCCTTCAGTTCGCATGTTTCATCTTCATGCTCATCAATGCCCTTATCCTCGGCATCACCCACCTGCACATGAAGTGGACCAACCGACGCTATGAGTGGTCACGCTGGATGATACTTGCAGGTATGACGGGACTTGCCATACAATATCTCTTGCAGATGCGCTTGGGTTTTCGTGCGAAAAGCGATGACTTGGGAGCTATTTTCAACATTCTTGTCTATACCCCATGCATCACTACTATCGCCATGGGCATATACAACATTGAGGCGACCCATGCCAACCGCCGAAAGATGAACATCGTCTGCGCTTGCATTTATGCCGCCATCATAGCAGTTTTCTGCATAGGCTACAGCAATAGCGGAAGTCTTAACATTGGCAACTGGCTCTATGCGATGCTCGTATTGTTCGGCACAAACGTAGCGTATTGCATCTATATGATTATGATTGAGATGCGGAAACGCAAGAAAATGTTAGAGCTGATGACAGGTGGCGACATGCTGCCCTACGTGCGATATGCCCGAGCCAGTGTCTTCGCCCTGTTCTTCTCTACCCTTACCATGCCTTTCGTCATCCTCTCTACCACCTTATTATATATAATAGGTCCGTTGGCTCTGCTCACTATCCTTTTCTTCAACCTGAGTTTCGTGGCATTGGGCTACAATTTCGTTCCTACCGAGGAACTCTTAGACAATGAGGCTGAAGAATGTGCAACCATAGCAGATGAAGAAACTGAAATGGGGTGGGTATCTTTGGAAAGCTCCAATGGGCAGGATGCAGAACTTGCAGACGGTAAAGAAAACTTACAGTCGTTTTCTCAGGAGCGTCAGATGTTCATCAAGGAGAAGCTCGACAAGTGGTGTGCTGATTTGGGCTACAAAGACACCACAGTAAACATGTTCACCCTGTCACGCTCGCTGAACATTTCCAAGAACGAGTTATCACGCTACTTCACATCATGCCTTAATTCCACCTTCCGCATCTGGCTTGCCGAGGTACGTTTCGAGGCAGCAAAGAAGATGATGCTCGACTATCCCGACTACAACAACGACATCATTTCTGCCGAATGTGGCTTCTCTTCACGCTCCTATCTCTATCGCATATTCAAAGAGAAAGAAGGTTGCTCTCCAACTGTCTGGAGAGCGAAAATACAATAA
- a CDS encoding ferredoxin family protein gives MIFYFSGTGNTKWAAARLAAATHEDLIPIAPYMRADDSSHNIAEPFILKENERLGFVFPVHGWRVPRLVREFIRKMKILRETSDATAKDKKTFREHPFAYCVCTAGDSIGLTIENLNNTIALNASLQALGITEVSASYSLIMPESYVGLPFMDVDPKEREVHKKSKSAQELAAICEEIFDRKEGVNRLVKGPIPWFFTKVVGGFFEKVLITDKRFHVEKDKCVKCGICANVCPVGDIKGGHGEYPEWLHHKDCLTCFTCYHHCPHHAIEFGRQTQKKGQYFYK, from the coding sequence ATGATTTTCTATTTCTCCGGAACTGGAAATACCAAGTGGGCAGCAGCCAGACTGGCAGCGGCTACACACGAAGACTTGATTCCTATCGCCCCTTATATGCGGGCGGATGATTCAAGCCACAATATAGCCGAGCCGTTTATTCTGAAAGAGAATGAACGGCTCGGATTCGTTTTCCCCGTACATGGCTGGAGAGTTCCACGCCTTGTAAGGGAGTTTATCAGGAAGATGAAGATACTGAGAGAAACTTCTGATGCTACTGCTAAAGACAAGAAGACGTTCAGGGAACATCCTTTCGCCTATTGCGTCTGTACTGCAGGCGACAGCATCGGACTCACCATCGAAAACCTCAACAATACGATTGCGCTGAATGCATCGCTTCAGGCATTGGGCATCACGGAGGTTTCTGCTTCCTACTCGCTCATCATGCCGGAATCTTATGTGGGACTTCCTTTCATGGATGTTGATCCGAAGGAGCGCGAAGTTCATAAGAAATCGAAATCGGCACAGGAACTGGCGGCTATCTGCGAAGAGATATTCGACAGGAAAGAGGGCGTGAACCGTCTGGTAAAAGGTCCTATCCCCTGGTTCTTCACCAAGGTTGTGGGCGGATTCTTTGAGAAGGTGCTCATCACCGACAAGCGGTTTCATGTGGAGAAAGACAAGTGCGTGAAGTGTGGCATCTGTGCCAACGTCTGTCCTGTAGGCGATATCAAGGGCGGTCATGGAGAATATCCGGAATGGCTGCATCACAAGGATTGCCTCACCTGCTTCACCTGCTATCACCATTGTCCGCATCACGCCATCGAGTTTGGACGCCAGACTCAGAAGAAAGGGCAATACTTTTATAAATAA
- a CDS encoding N-acetylmuramoyl-L-alanine amidase, whose translation MKNTRKISLIVIHCSATRVTQDFTFEKLEACHLARGFRSIGYHYYITKDGVIYPGRPESEIGAHARHFNAHSIGICYEGGLDADGNPADTRTKAQKQSLQNLLTSLCVDYPEAEILGHRDLPNVHKSCPCFSVQAWLNEIKFHI comes from the coding sequence ATGAAAAACACAAGAAAAATATCACTTATTGTCATTCACTGTTCTGCCACCCGCGTCACGCAGGACTTCACCTTCGAAAAGCTCGAAGCCTGTCATTTAGCCCGTGGTTTCCGCAGCATCGGTTATCACTATTACATCACGAAAGACGGCGTCATCTACCCCGGACGTCCCGAGTCAGAAATCGGCGCCCACGCCCGCCATTTCAATGCACACAGTATCGGCATCTGTTACGAAGGCGGTCTCGACGCCGACGGCAATCCGGCAGATACCCGTACGAAGGCTCAGAAGCAGTCGCTCCAGAATCTCCTGACGAGTCTGTGCGTAGACTATCCCGAAGCCGAGATCCTAGGTCATCGTGATCTCCCGAACGTCCACAAGTCCTGTCCCTGCTTCAGTGTTCAGGCTTGGCTGAATGAAATCAAATTCCACATTTAG
- a CDS encoding DNA-binding protein produces the protein MILYTLKKYVNEKLSAAYGKFFAYPVITQTYGLDELAEHMESHNTPFSKGAIKGMLTDMVSCVRELVLQGIAVKIPDLAIFSIGIKNKEGAASEKEFSITKNIAGLKLRARGTGEFKANSLNLDASLKKATAVTGDVTPPDGGKDNTGDTTQGGGTNQGGDSTQTGGSGNTESSGSDGSDGLE, from the coding sequence ATGATTCTGTACACATTGAAGAAGTATGTCAACGAGAAGTTGAGCGCCGCTTACGGCAAGTTTTTCGCCTACCCTGTAATCACCCAGACCTATGGTCTTGATGAACTCGCAGAGCACATGGAAAGTCACAACACACCGTTCTCAAAGGGAGCCATCAAGGGTATGCTCACCGACATGGTGAGCTGCGTAAGAGAACTGGTTCTGCAGGGTATCGCCGTGAAGATTCCCGACCTCGCCATTTTCAGCATCGGCATCAAGAACAAGGAAGGTGCTGCCTCCGAGAAGGAGTTCAGTATCACCAAGAACATTGCCGGACTGAAGCTCCGTGCCCGTGGCACCGGTGAGTTCAAGGCAAACAGTCTGAACCTCGATGCATCCCTGAAGAAGGCTACAGCCGTAACAGGAGATGTTACTCCACCAGACGGCGGCAAGGATAACACAGGCGATACCACCCAGGGTGGCGGCACAAACCAGGGTGGCGACTCAACACAGACTGGCGGATCAGGCAACACCGAGAGCAGCGGCTCCGATGGTAGCGACGGCCTGGAGTAA
- a CDS encoding DUF1573 domain-containing protein, which translates to MKRIILTLTMLVALVATASAQAEIKFDKLIHNFGSFEESNPVQKATFTFTNVGNKPLIINQAIASCGCTIPSYTKKPIAPGEKGQISVTYNGKGMFPGHFKKSITVRSNGNVEMSRLYIEGVMTEKK; encoded by the coding sequence ATGAAAAGAATCATATTGACACTCACTATGCTGGTGGCTCTTGTAGCTACTGCATCTGCTCAGGCAGAGATTAAGTTCGACAAACTGATACACAACTTCGGTTCGTTCGAAGAGTCAAACCCGGTACAGAAGGCTACCTTTACCTTCACCAATGTGGGCAACAAGCCTTTGATTATCAACCAGGCTATTGCCAGCTGCGGCTGTACCATACCTTCTTACACCAAGAAGCCTATCGCTCCAGGCGAGAAGGGACAGATTAGTGTTACCTATAACGGCAAGGGCATGTTCCCTGGTCATTTCAAGAAGAGCATCACCGTCCGTTCTAACGGCAATGTAGAAATGTCACGTCTTTATATAGAAGGTGTTATGACAGAAAAGAAATAA
- a CDS encoding RNA-binding domain-containing protein: protein MMNDILKQIKAGEVSGVQFKERILDKYDIACELVAFSNSHGGKLVVGIKDKTGETNALSYSEVQETTNLLSDIASENVVPSILIKIDTIEVEDGNLVVATVKEGLNKPYHDNKGIVWVKNGADKRKVFDNAELAEMMTDCGSFAPDEAGVRDATVNDLDATTIKQFLGNRFDRVLEKKGLTGDAFNEASLDMICSAIAKGHDCEKILRNLRFIRPDGSLTVAAMLLFGKYTQRWMPMMTAKCICFAGNSVGSKIFRDKVNDADMEGNLLHQYDTIMDFFTRNLHNVQVGDEFNSMGKLEIPYTSLVEFTVNSLVHRSLNMKAPVRIFIFDNRVEIHSPGALPNGLTIDDIKAGTSMPRNMFLFNNAIYLLPYTGVGSGITRALDEDINVTFMNNDKAQEFVITVWREESNQVEGESNQVGNQVEEKSNQVQDSDTRLRHSGTDLDTSENDLYTRLRHSGTDLDTSENDLDTRLRHSDTPKVSLSNKQRDIVNFCSVPRTTKEILDRIGVSMHSKNRERYITSLVAAGYLQMTNPENPTASNQKYKKVTIK from the coding sequence ATGATGAACGATATATTGAAACAGATAAAGGCTGGCGAGGTGTCGGGTGTGCAGTTCAAGGAACGCATTCTCGACAAATACGATATTGCCTGTGAGTTAGTGGCGTTCAGTAATTCACATGGTGGCAAATTGGTAGTTGGTATAAAGGATAAGACCGGAGAAACCAATGCCTTGTCGTATTCTGAGGTACAAGAAACAACCAACTTGTTGAGTGACATTGCTTCAGAAAACGTAGTGCCATCCATTCTGATAAAGATAGATACTATAGAAGTTGAGGATGGAAACTTGGTTGTTGCTACTGTGAAGGAAGGACTCAACAAGCCTTATCATGACAACAAGGGAATCGTATGGGTGAAGAATGGTGCCGACAAGCGTAAAGTGTTCGACAATGCTGAACTTGCAGAAATGATGACCGACTGCGGTAGTTTTGCACCAGACGAGGCTGGTGTTAGGGATGCAACTGTCAACGACCTTGATGCAACGACCATCAAGCAGTTTTTGGGCAACCGTTTTGATAGAGTGTTGGAAAAGAAAGGCTTGACAGGTGACGCTTTTAATGAAGCATCACTTGATATGATATGCTCTGCCATCGCTAAGGGGCATGACTGTGAGAAGATACTTCGCAATCTGCGATTTATCCGTCCTGATGGTTCACTGACCGTTGCTGCCATGCTTCTGTTTGGCAAATACACCCAGCGCTGGATGCCAATGATGACAGCCAAGTGTATTTGTTTTGCAGGCAACAGTGTCGGCAGCAAGATATTCCGTGACAAGGTGAATGATGCGGATATGGAGGGAAACCTGCTTCATCAATATGACACGATCATGGATTTCTTCACTCGTAATCTGCATAATGTGCAGGTTGGAGATGAATTCAACAGCATGGGTAAGTTGGAAATACCTTACACAAGCTTGGTTGAGTTCACGGTAAACAGCCTTGTACATCGCTCGTTGAACATGAAAGCCCCTGTTCGCATTTTCATTTTCGACAATCGTGTTGAGATTCACAGTCCTGGTGCATTGCCTAACGGACTCACTATTGATGACATCAAGGCAGGAACCTCTATGCCTCGCAATATGTTCCTTTTTAACAATGCTATATACTTGCTGCCATACACTGGTGTTGGTAGCGGCATCACTCGTGCACTGGACGAAGATATCAATGTCACGTTTATGAATAATGACAAGGCACAGGAATTTGTCATCACGGTTTGGAGAGAAGAAAGTAACCAAGTCGAGGGGGAAAGTAACCAAGTCGGTAACCAAGTCGAAGAAAAAAGTAACCAAGTCCAAGACTCTGACACTCGACTTAGACACTCTGGCACCGACTTAGACACTTCCGAGAACGACTTATACACTCGACTTAGACACTCTGGCACCGACTTAGACACTTCCGAGAACGACTTAGACACTCGACTTAGACACTCTGACACTCCAAAAGTGTCATTGTCTAACAAGCAAAGGGACATAGTAAATTTCTGTTCTGTTCCTCGAACCACCAAAGAGATACTTGACAGAATTGGAGTCAGCATGCATTCCAAGAACCGTGAACGTTACATCACCTCCCTTGTTGCAGCAGGATATTTGCAGATGACCAACCCTGAAAATCCTACGGCAAGCAATCAGAAATACAAGAAAGTAACAATAAAATAG
- a CDS encoding M6 family metalloprotease domain-containing protein: MKKTIISLALAFLGIANLYAVKAKPGIAKIMLADGTMACATLHGDETFHYYMLLDGTPMRETQDGKYEKITAEELNTRKTRAFSSENLTRASEIGTWSPSYFPHKGSPKALVLLVQFQDVKFKSKDPVATFNHYLNGKKGEAMPEADKEVFITNETYCQNYGSVQQYFADMSDNQFIPQFDVVGPVTVSKNSAYYGKNGVDDGSDTNYPQMIKEACQQVNAKVNFADYDSDGDGYVDLVYVIYAGYSESISGNSSDCLWPKSGTVGVGTYDGKTVCRFGINNELNNTPADTKNGKYYINGIGLFCHEFSHTLGLPDIYPTNGITDHNQSPEYWDVMDMGSYQADGYQPIPYSPWEKSIVGRKQPILLSDTEAQQIKLEPYDKASDAYKIIANSQGEYLLLQNIRNEGWYKEALGYGLLVWRIDYDDKTSVNLFDNPNNTTGKPRVMIVPADGMVYNSYNKKVSDADIITSLQNDPFPTYKAGSATEYEVNCLTSITLNNSVDTSHPLYNITKDEATGLVTFDYLKNFSPTGISSVIIGKDSPTAYFDLEGRKVAVPQKGKIYITSKGQKIIY, translated from the coding sequence ATGAAGAAGACAATCATCTCTCTGGCGCTCGCCTTCCTGGGCATCGCCAATCTCTATGCCGTAAAGGCTAAACCGGGCATCGCCAAGATTATGCTGGCTGATGGAACCATGGCATGTGCTACCCTGCATGGCGACGAAACCTTCCACTACTACATGCTGCTGGACGGTACGCCCATGCGGGAAACCCAAGACGGAAAATACGAAAAGATAACTGCCGAAGAGCTGAACACCCGAAAGACCCGTGCTTTCTCTTCAGAGAATCTTACAAGAGCATCAGAAATAGGCACATGGAGCCCAAGCTATTTCCCTCATAAGGGAAGTCCGAAGGCATTGGTACTCCTAGTGCAGTTTCAGGATGTGAAGTTCAAGAGTAAGGATCCGGTTGCAACATTCAACCATTACCTTAACGGAAAAAAAGGAGAAGCTATGCCTGAGGCTGATAAAGAAGTGTTTATCACCAACGAGACTTACTGCCAGAACTACGGCAGCGTACAGCAGTATTTCGCTGACATGAGCGATAACCAGTTTATACCACAGTTTGATGTAGTGGGTCCTGTTACGGTAAGCAAGAATTCTGCTTATTATGGCAAGAACGGAGTTGACGACGGAAGTGACACCAACTATCCTCAGATGATTAAGGAAGCCTGCCAGCAGGTAAACGCCAAGGTTAACTTTGCCGATTACGACAGCGACGGCGACGGATATGTAGACCTCGTATATGTAATCTATGCCGGCTATTCTGAAAGCATCTCAGGTAATTCAAGCGATTGCCTCTGGCCGAAATCGGGTACCGTAGGAGTGGGAACCTATGACGGGAAAACAGTATGCCGATTCGGCATCAACAACGAGCTGAACAATACGCCTGCAGATACCAAAAACGGCAAATACTACATCAATGGTATCGGTCTCTTCTGTCATGAGTTTTCGCATACCCTCGGTTTGCCAGACATCTATCCTACCAACGGCATCACAGACCATAACCAGAGTCCTGAATATTGGGACGTCATGGATATGGGCAGTTATCAGGCTGACGGCTACCAGCCTATCCCTTATTCACCATGGGAGAAGAGCATCGTAGGACGGAAACAGCCTATCCTCCTTTCGGATACCGAGGCGCAGCAGATAAAGCTGGAACCATACGACAAGGCATCGGATGCATACAAGATTATAGCCAACAGCCAGGGCGAATACCTGCTGCTGCAGAATATCAGAAACGAGGGATGGTACAAGGAGGCTCTGGGTTACGGATTGCTGGTATGGCGCATCGACTACGATGACAAGACTTCGGTTAATCTGTTTGATAATCCCAACAACACGACAGGTAAGCCAAGGGTCATGATTGTTCCTGCAGACGGAATGGTATACAACAGCTATAACAAGAAAGTTAGCGATGCTGATATTATAACGAGTCTTCAGAACGACCCGTTCCCAACCTACAAGGCGGGCTCTGCTACAGAGTATGAGGTGAACTGTCTGACCAGTATCACCCTGAACAACAGTGTTGATACGAGTCATCCGCTCTACAACATCACAAAGGATGAAGCAACCGGTCTGGTAACCTTCGATTATCTCAAGAACTTCTCTCCTACCGGAATCTCTTCGGTCATCATCGGTAAAGACAGCCCGACAGCCTATTTTGATCTGGAAGGCAGAAAGGTTGCCGTTCCACAAAAGGGCAAGATTTACATCACCAGCAAGGGACAGAAGATAATATACTAA